The proteins below are encoded in one region of Paenibacillus sp. YYML68:
- a CDS encoding HD domain-containing phosphohydrolase — protein MNSLHEEYSYKHDLNPKEMLKVIFDYAAKIANERRLDNLLMLMADMGREMIVSDRCTVWLLDRSKDELYSTVAHGVPQLRIPSNAGLVGHAVQSGQAIFIEDAYTNEEYRNVLQSGAIAMDQVTGYRTKALMVIPFRNNEGEIMGAYQAVNKLTASRIFSERDLEYLTLAASYAGKSLESALLTAEIEETQKEIIFSMGEIGESRSKETGNHVKRVAEYSYILALGLGMSEEEAELLRIASPMHDIGKVAIPDSVLKKPGKLTEEEFDLMKSHTTIGYNLLKNSTRRLMKTAAIVAYQHHEKWNGRGYPNGLAGEEIHIYGRITAIADVFDALGSDRVYKKAWELDRILKLFNEEREQHFDSRVVDVFMEQLPKLLEVRDLYSDVALEQAAEAKEL, from the coding sequence GTGAACAGCTTGCACGAGGAATACAGCTACAAGCATGACCTGAACCCGAAGGAAATGCTGAAGGTCATCTTTGACTATGCAGCCAAAATTGCCAATGAGCGCCGGCTGGACAATCTGCTGATGCTGATGGCAGACATGGGTCGGGAAATGATCGTTAGCGACCGTTGCACGGTATGGCTGCTTGACCGCAGCAAGGATGAGCTGTACTCCACCGTTGCCCACGGTGTTCCACAATTACGAATACCAAGCAACGCCGGACTCGTCGGACATGCGGTACAGAGCGGACAAGCAATCTTCATTGAGGACGCCTATACGAACGAGGAATACCGCAACGTGCTGCAGAGCGGCGCGATCGCGATGGACCAAGTGACTGGCTATCGAACCAAAGCATTGATGGTTATCCCGTTCCGCAATAATGAAGGCGAGATCATGGGAGCGTACCAAGCCGTGAACAAGCTAACCGCGTCTCGTATATTTTCGGAACGCGATCTCGAATATTTAACACTCGCCGCTTCCTATGCAGGTAAATCGCTCGAGTCAGCACTGCTCACCGCTGAGATTGAAGAAACGCAGAAGGAAATTATATTCTCCATGGGCGAAATCGGCGAAAGCCGCTCCAAGGAAACGGGCAATCACGTCAAGCGTGTTGCTGAATATTCCTACATTCTGGCGCTCGGGCTCGGCATGTCTGAGGAAGAAGCAGAGCTGCTGCGTATCGCCTCTCCGATGCACGATATCGGCAAGGTGGCAATCCCCGACTCCGTACTGAAGAAGCCGGGCAAGCTGACCGAGGAGGAATTCGACCTGATGAAGTCGCATACGACGATCGGCTATAACCTGCTCAAGAACTCGACCAGACGTCTGATGAAGACTGCAGCTATTGTCGCGTACCAGCATCATGAGAAATGGAACGGACGCGGCTACCCGAACGGTCTTGCAGGTGAGGAGATTCATATTTACGGGCGCATTACGGCCATCGCCGACGTGTTCGACGCCCTCGGAAGCGACCGTGTGTACAAGAAGGCGTGGGAGCTGGACCGCATCCTGAAGCTGTTCAACGAAGAGCGCGAGCAGCATTTCGATTCCCGCGTCGTCGACGTGTTCATGGAGCAGCTGCCGAAGCTGCTGGAGGTGCGAGACCTGTATTCCGATGTTGCGCTCGAGCAGGCTGCAGAAGCCAAAGAGCTTTAG
- a CDS encoding CapA family protein yields the protein MLWIKLGTLALLTVAAFFYLNDKLSTRTGQQQNGNVPSDARGQDRADQGQPPAAAPKGAPSSEGGAGTSGQGSGSTQGSGEPQTGTATGQQPPAVPQAQQVKLAFVGDVMFAGKVDDLVVKHGYDYPFKYVKTLLEAADITAANLETPITTRGDAQTKEYVYRSSPNVLPELTKAGIDLVNLANNHSMDYGKEGLLDTLRHLDEHGVLRVGAGVDADEAYGYTIVEKQGMKLAYIGTSHVLPAVSWLSGKGKPGISVPHTSKQVLESIAKARQEADLVIVVAHWGEERKPYPVKEQTELAHAFIDAGADLIIGSHPHVLQGFEQYKGKWIAYSLGNFIFTTNEVPETWESMILEASCTKERSCQLHVTPIITKWAQPIRMVEDKGQQLLEKLGRISVNAQLSTDGKVSVGPVRKLEVDVETNKKQNVK from the coding sequence ATGCTGTGGATCAAGCTCGGCACGCTCGCCTTGCTGACGGTTGCAGCGTTCTTCTATCTCAACGATAAGCTGTCGACGCGGACGGGCCAGCAGCAGAACGGTAACGTTCCAAGTGATGCAAGGGGGCAGGATAGAGCCGACCAAGGCCAGCCGCCTGCAGCAGCTCCTAAGGGCGCACCTAGCTCCGAGGGAGGAGCTGGTACATCCGGTCAAGGCAGCGGCTCTACGCAAGGCTCAGGCGAACCACAGACGGGCACAGCGACTGGTCAGCAGCCGCCAGCCGTGCCACAGGCACAGCAGGTGAAGCTTGCATTCGTAGGCGACGTCATGTTCGCCGGCAAGGTGGACGATCTGGTCGTGAAGCACGGCTACGATTATCCATTCAAATATGTGAAGACGCTGCTCGAAGCGGCCGATATAACCGCAGCGAACCTCGAGACGCCGATTACGACGCGCGGGGATGCACAGACGAAGGAATATGTGTACCGTTCATCGCCGAACGTGCTGCCGGAGCTTACGAAGGCAGGTATTGATCTTGTCAATCTGGCCAATAATCATTCGATGGATTATGGGAAGGAAGGGCTGCTCGATACGCTTCGACATCTGGATGAGCATGGCGTGCTTCGGGTAGGCGCAGGCGTTGACGCAGACGAGGCATACGGGTACACAATCGTAGAGAAGCAAGGGATGAAGCTCGCCTATATCGGGACGAGCCACGTGCTTCCTGCCGTTAGCTGGCTGTCTGGCAAGGGTAAGCCGGGCATCTCCGTTCCGCATACGAGCAAGCAGGTGCTGGAATCGATCGCGAAGGCTAGACAGGAGGCAGATCTGGTCATTGTCGTTGCTCATTGGGGAGAAGAGCGCAAGCCTTATCCGGTGAAGGAGCAGACTGAGCTCGCGCATGCGTTCATCGATGCAGGAGCAGACCTGATCATCGGCAGTCATCCGCACGTGCTGCAGGGGTTCGAGCAATATAAGGGCAAGTGGATTGCTTACAGCTTGGGCAATTTCATCTTCACGACGAACGAGGTACCAGAGACATGGGAGAGCATGATTCTCGAGGCGTCCTGCACGAAGGAGCGCAGCTGTCAGCTTCACGTGACGCCGATCATTACGAAGTGGGCGCAGCCGATCCGTATGGTAGAGGATAAGGGGCAGCAGCTGCTTGAGAAGCTAGGCCGCATCTCGGTGAATGCCCAGCTCAGCACGGACGGCAAGGTGTCGGTGGGTCCGGTGCGCAAGCTGGAGGTTGACGTCGAGACGAACAAGAAGCAGAATGTGAAATAG
- a CDS encoding DUF92 domain-containing protein — MDSLAVTILVGFTGSLLIAGAAYWKQSLSASGLMAAVMLGTALYAAGSAAWFGTLIAFFVSSSLLSKWKSRRKAVAESGYAKSGRRDAGQVAANGGIALLLCVCHAIWPHPGWWAAYIGVLATVTADTWATEVGGLSSRPPRSIVTGRIVSAGTSGGVSALGLAASAAGGLFIGVIGGLLASVVTSSSNVAVAVDAVMAPISGEQSIGFTLLLLIALISGMAGSLADSWLGAVLQVMYRCPACGRTVEKNRHCGAVAVRIRGLAWMTNDAVNAVSSLAGGATALVLWRLLS, encoded by the coding sequence ATGGATTCGTTAGCAGTTACGATTCTAGTTGGCTTCACGGGCAGTCTGCTTATAGCCGGAGCGGCCTATTGGAAGCAGTCGTTGTCTGCTTCTGGCCTAATGGCCGCCGTCATGCTCGGTACAGCTCTGTACGCGGCAGGCAGCGCGGCGTGGTTCGGGACGCTTATAGCGTTCTTCGTCAGTTCATCGTTGCTCTCCAAGTGGAAGAGCCGGCGAAAGGCAGTCGCCGAGAGCGGCTATGCGAAGTCAGGTCGGCGAGATGCGGGACAGGTCGCAGCGAATGGCGGTATCGCGCTGCTGTTGTGTGTGTGCCACGCCATATGGCCTCATCCAGGCTGGTGGGCAGCCTATATCGGTGTACTGGCTACGGTTACTGCGGATACGTGGGCGACAGAGGTCGGGGGCTTAAGCAGCCGTCCGCCGCGCTCCATCGTCACTGGCCGCATCGTCAGTGCGGGTACGTCTGGCGGTGTTAGTGCGCTCGGATTGGCTGCATCAGCAGCAGGTGGTCTATTTATCGGCGTCATAGGCGGATTGCTCGCCTCGGTGGTCACCTCGAGCTCGAACGTGGCCGTTGCTGTGGACGCAGTCATGGCACCAATAAGTGGAGAGCAGTCCATCGGCTTCACGCTGTTACTGCTGATCGCGCTCATAAGCGGCATGGCCGGATCGCTCGCTGATTCGTGGCTCGGAGCTGTGCTGCAGGTGATGTACCGCTGCCCTGCTTGCGGTCGCACCGTAGAGAAGAACCGCCACTGCGGCGCAGTGGCGGTTCGAATTCGCGGTCTTGCCTGGATGACGAACGATGCGGTGAACGCAGTCAGCTCGCTCGCAGGCGGAGCAACAGCGCTGGTGCTCTGGCGTCTGTTGAGCTGA
- a CDS encoding fumarylacetoacetate hydrolase family protein: protein MEAGLIRNIYCVGRNYGLHAAELGNSVPDEPMIFTKPTHAAAAVNGGDIVLPGTSGAVHYEVELVLYISATYCPGNTAVEQLVDRVGLGIDFTLRDVQETLKRKGYPWLPAKGFRQSAALTETIPFPGLQQLEQLSFALARNGVEVQRGQASEMIFSLQTIVDYVGTRYGLGAGDVIYTGTPAGVGAVGDGDLFELTLGEQKLGSFRAALK from the coding sequence ATGGAAGCTGGTCTGATTCGAAATATTTACTGCGTAGGCAGAAACTATGGGCTCCATGCTGCAGAGCTTGGGAACTCCGTTCCGGATGAGCCGATGATCTTCACGAAGCCGACTCATGCTGCGGCAGCGGTGAACGGCGGGGATATCGTCCTGCCGGGCACTTCGGGCGCCGTTCATTACGAGGTGGAGCTTGTTCTGTATATCTCCGCTACGTATTGCCCGGGGAATACAGCAGTGGAGCAGCTTGTCGATCGCGTCGGTCTCGGCATCGACTTCACGCTACGCGATGTACAGGAGACGCTGAAGCGCAAAGGTTATCCGTGGCTGCCAGCGAAGGGCTTCCGTCAATCCGCTGCCTTAACGGAGACGATCCCGTTCCCCGGTCTGCAGCAGCTAGAGCAGCTATCGTTCGCGCTCGCTCGCAACGGCGTTGAGGTGCAGAGGGGGCAGGCGTCGGAGATGATTTTCTCTCTGCAAACGATTGTAGACTATGTCGGCACCCGTTACGGCTTAGGGGCAGGTGACGTTATTTATACAGGGACTCCGGCCGGAGTAGGCGCTGTCGGAGATGGGGACTTGTTCGAGCTGACGCTCGGTGAGCAGAAGCTGGGCTCGTTCCGGGCGGCACTGAAGTAA
- a CDS encoding lipopolysaccharide assembly LapA domain-containing protein codes for MKSQWMLILILIFALLTAIFAVTNVAPVRVNFIFTQTDIPLILVILSSTLLGGLIAALLGMLRHFKLTRTIKQLERRLDESERSLESYQIAEAAQVTTDASALPEPSETAQPGSGEGTSGTPSSDKL; via the coding sequence ATGAAGAGCCAATGGATGCTGATTTTAATACTCATATTTGCACTGCTGACGGCCATATTCGCCGTTACGAATGTCGCGCCTGTGCGAGTCAACTTTATTTTCACACAGACGGACATCCCGTTAATTCTGGTCATCCTGAGCTCGACATTGCTCGGTGGTCTGATCGCGGCGCTGCTCGGTATGCTGAGACACTTCAAGCTGACGCGCACGATCAAGCAGCTGGAGCGGCGACTTGACGAGTCGGAGCGCAGCCTTGAGAGCTACCAGATCGCTGAAGCGGCACAAGTCACGACTGATGCATCGGCGCTGCCCGAGCCCTCTGAGACGGCCCAGCCTGGTTCAGGTGAAGGCACAAGCGGTACGCCATCGTCGGACAAGCTGTAA
- a CDS encoding TerC family protein, producing MDWLTPEFLLALLNIIVIDLVLAGDNAIVIALAARNLPKDQQKGAIIWGTVGAVVIRIIATVAVVWLLKLPALLIIGAVLLIWIAYKLLVENKEDHAIEAKSRLTDAIKTIIIADAAMGFDNVIAVAGAAHGSFTLVILGLIISVPIMVWGSTLFLKLIDKFPIIITIGSAVLAYTAAKMLTEDRLVVDYFHANPVVKWGLIAIIVVGVIGAAYWKKKSDAVVKVTENGSLSIPVGLEKEADIKPSDSFTASRDEKGRLVLHKSQVTSQGHH from the coding sequence ATGGATTGGTTAACCCCGGAATTTCTACTTGCCTTGTTGAACATCATCGTCATTGACCTCGTACTCGCCGGTGACAACGCCATCGTCATCGCGCTGGCAGCCCGCAACCTTCCGAAGGACCAGCAGAAGGGCGCAATCATATGGGGTACCGTCGGAGCGGTCGTCATCCGGATCATCGCAACGGTCGCCGTCGTCTGGCTGCTCAAGCTGCCTGCCCTGCTCATCATCGGTGCCGTGCTGCTCATCTGGATCGCCTACAAGCTGCTTGTCGAGAACAAGGAAGATCATGCGATTGAAGCGAAGAGCCGTCTGACCGATGCGATCAAGACGATCATTATCGCCGACGCAGCGATGGGCTTCGACAACGTCATCGCGGTAGCAGGCGCCGCTCACGGAAGCTTCACGCTCGTTATTCTCGGTCTCATCATCTCCGTTCCGATCATGGTATGGGGTAGCACATTGTTCCTCAAGCTCATCGACAAGTTCCCGATCATCATTACGATCGGCTCCGCTGTTCTTGCTTACACGGCAGCGAAGATGCTTACCGAGGACAGATTGGTCGTCGACTACTTCCATGCGAATCCAGTTGTCAAGTGGGGCTTGATTGCCATTATCGTGGTAGGCGTCATCGGCGCAGCCTATTGGAAGAAGAAGTCCGACGCCGTCGTCAAGGTTACAGAGAACGGCAGTCTCTCGATCCCTGTCGGACTTGAGAAGGAAGCTGACATCAAGCCTTCCGACAGCTTCACAGCTAGCCGTGACGAGAAGGGTCGCCTTGTCTTGCATAAGTCACAGGTGACGTCCCAAGGACATCATTAA
- a CDS encoding beta-propeller domain-containing protein, with product MNRSKKLTAFLLAAALLVSGAPGTGMLPVAEAGQDIGLKLNGEAVPFNSKPKLIGSTMMVPLRDVAEALGAAVVWNESAQTATVTKGEAAIQLTVDSTAAFRSGAAVELPQAPVMQDGHLLVPLRFFSESFDFNVYWDGANKVVSIVDADKSLPTVGSLARLEELLKEANERGGGFRLMTKGQLAVAETAVQAAPAAGAAKMSADAVSNAVPTSAAGSSGASYSGTNVQVQGVDEADILKTDGQYIYHVNRDRVLVTSAVPADKMSVVGSVYWSDPNFHPSELYVDGNRLIVLGSTYYPSISVYPAEKPMSSTTKPLSTTTDTTAVAEKKPVLEKINIKVMPTDDSILIDKAFTLPAFDRSTTKTYIYELDDRSQLKPVREVEQEGHYVSSRKVGDSLYVITNKYLDTYWLMGAKLEGTDKLGAAMLPEYRDSALGEHFNKVGLEDIRYFPNSIEPNYLLVGGLNVADPEQKLHVSAYLGSGQHIYASREHLYVAANETVQTNPLAATSMPAPDGGNGGLMPPNWTPPESSTAIYKFGLDQGFVRYVGRGKVPGTPLNQFSMDEHNGHFRIATTKGNMWRNDEFTSKNNVYVLDSSLATVGKLEDLAPGERIYSVRYVGDRAYMVTFRTVDPLFVIDLAKPTAPAVLGQLKIPGYSDYLHPYDENHIIGFGKDAIEVSSGAPAGSGQDTIALHQGMKLAMFDVSDVSNPKELFKESIGGRGTHSELLHNHKALLFSKEHNLMTFPVTVHEIQDPSKADPHAYGAFEFQGAYVYGVDLKQGFQLRGKVTHLTDDDMQRAGKYWYSSDRNIERLLYIGDALYSVSPDKIKANRLSDLNELGAVTLPTWTPKR from the coding sequence GTGAACAGGTCCAAAAAATTAACGGCCTTCCTGCTGGCCGCAGCCTTGCTCGTATCGGGTGCGCCTGGAACGGGGATGCTGCCTGTGGCGGAAGCTGGACAAGACATTGGTCTCAAGCTCAATGGCGAGGCGGTTCCGTTCAACAGCAAGCCGAAGCTGATCGGCAGCACGATGATGGTGCCGCTGCGGGACGTAGCGGAGGCGCTCGGGGCAGCTGTTGTCTGGAATGAGTCAGCCCAGACGGCTACAGTGACGAAGGGCGAAGCGGCGATTCAGCTGACGGTGGACAGCACGGCAGCGTTCCGGAGCGGAGCAGCGGTCGAGCTGCCGCAGGCACCGGTCATGCAGGACGGACACCTGCTCGTTCCGCTGCGGTTCTTCAGTGAATCGTTCGACTTCAACGTGTATTGGGACGGAGCGAACAAGGTCGTCAGCATCGTTGATGCGGACAAGAGCTTGCCGACTGTAGGCTCGCTGGCGAGGCTCGAGGAGCTGCTGAAGGAAGCGAATGAGCGAGGCGGCGGGTTTAGACTTATGACAAAGGGCCAGCTTGCAGTCGCCGAAACAGCCGTACAAGCTGCACCAGCAGCCGGCGCAGCCAAGATGTCCGCGGATGCGGTGTCGAATGCCGTGCCTACTTCAGCAGCAGGCTCAAGCGGAGCCAGCTATTCCGGCACGAACGTGCAGGTGCAGGGCGTCGATGAGGCCGACATTCTGAAGACGGACGGCCAGTACATTTACCATGTCAACCGTGATCGGGTGCTCGTCACCTCGGCTGTACCAGCGGACAAGATGAGCGTCGTCGGGTCGGTCTACTGGAGCGATCCGAACTTCCATCCGAGCGAGCTGTATGTGGATGGCAATCGGCTCATCGTGCTCGGCAGCACGTATTATCCGAGCATAAGCGTGTATCCAGCGGAGAAGCCTATGTCCTCCACAACGAAGCCGCTGAGCACAACTACAGATACGACTGCGGTTGCGGAGAAGAAGCCAGTTCTGGAGAAGATCAACATTAAGGTCATGCCAACCGACGATTCCATTCTCATTGACAAGGCGTTCACCCTCCCTGCCTTCGACCGTTCAACGACGAAGACGTATATTTACGAGCTCGACGATCGCAGTCAGCTGAAGCCGGTGCGTGAGGTCGAGCAAGAGGGACATTACGTATCGTCGCGTAAGGTCGGCGATTCGCTGTACGTCATTACGAACAAATATTTGGATACGTATTGGCTGATGGGCGCTAAGCTGGAGGGCACGGATAAGCTAGGGGCAGCCATGCTGCCAGAATATCGTGATTCCGCGCTAGGCGAGCATTTCAATAAGGTCGGGCTTGAGGATATCCGCTACTTCCCGAATTCGATCGAGCCGAACTACTTGCTCGTTGGCGGTCTGAATGTCGCAGATCCGGAGCAGAAGCTCCACGTATCGGCTTATCTCGGCTCCGGTCAGCACATCTACGCTTCCCGGGAGCATCTGTACGTAGCTGCGAATGAGACGGTGCAGACGAACCCGCTCGCGGCCACATCGATGCCAGCGCCGGACGGAGGCAATGGCGGCCTCATGCCGCCGAACTGGACGCCGCCTGAGTCGTCTACAGCGATCTACAAGTTCGGACTCGACCAAGGCTTCGTTCGCTACGTCGGACGTGGCAAGGTTCCGGGGACGCCGCTGAACCAGTTCTCCATGGATGAGCATAACGGTCACTTCCGCATCGCGACGACCAAGGGCAACATGTGGCGCAATGATGAATTTACGTCCAAGAATAACGTCTATGTGCTTGACTCTTCACTGGCAACCGTAGGCAAGCTGGAGGATCTGGCACCGGGAGAGCGCATCTACTCCGTCCGTTACGTGGGCGATCGGGCGTATATGGTCACATTCCGTACTGTCGATCCGCTCTTCGTCATCGATTTGGCGAAGCCGACAGCTCCTGCTGTACTCGGTCAGCTGAAAATTCCGGGCTACAGCGACTACCTGCACCCGTACGATGAGAACCATATTATCGGCTTCGGCAAGGACGCGATTGAAGTGAGCAGCGGCGCTCCTGCGGGCTCTGGACAAGATACGATCGCGCTTCATCAAGGGATGAAGCTGGCCATGTTCGACGTCTCTGATGTCAGCAATCCGAAGGAGCTGTTCAAGGAATCGATCGGCGGGCGAGGAACACACTCGGAGCTGCTGCACAACCATAAGGCGCTGCTCTTCTCCAAGGAGCATAACCTGATGACGTTCCCGGTTACCGTTCATGAGATTCAGGACCCGAGCAAGGCTGACCCGCATGCATACGGCGCATTCGAATTCCAGGGCGCTTATGTGTACGGCGTCGACTTGAAGCAAGGCTTCCAGCTGCGCGGCAAGGTGACGCATCTGACAGACGACGACATGCAGCGTGCAGGCAAGTACTGGTATAGCAGCGATCGCAATATTGAACGCTTGCTCTACATCGGCGACGCGCTCTATTCCGTTTCACCTGACAAGATTAAGGCGAATCGTCTGAGCGACCTGAACGAGCTAGGCGCTGTCACACTTCCGACATGGACACCGAAGAGATAA
- the pepF gene encoding oligoendopeptidase F translates to MNQLLKRSEVPAEHRWNLDDLYPSREAWDREYQDVLSKLHDIKSFEGKLSEPAAIKQCFELEDAISLQMERLYVYANMKHHEDMADSAYMALSDKSKKLSVEVGEAMSFISPEILSLSDEQLQKLVADPELAFYKRTLEEMIRQKQHVLSKAEEALLAQVGNLSQAPSTIFGMLNNADLKFPKVKNEQGEEVELTHGRYIQFLESLNREVRKEAFQAMYATYAKQKNTIAATLAANVTKNMFYAKTRKYPSALEMSLYGDNIDKSVYTNLIDTIHEALPLMHRYMELRRKLLKVDQLHMYDLFAPLVDEYKLEISYDEAKSMVKESLKPLGEAYLDVLQDGFDNRWIDVYENEGKRNGAYSWGAYGTHPYVLLNHKDNLNSMFTLTHEMGHALHSYLSDTNQPYRYAQYTIFLAEVASTLNEALLMEYMLNKSTDPKEKMYLLTYYMDQFRTTVFRQTMFAEFEKIIHEKAEQGESLTPQLLSEVYYGLNKLYYGEEMAVDQDIEMEWARIPHFYNSFYVYKYATGFSAATSFAKQILEEGEPAVERYLGFLKSGGNDYSINILKKAGVDMSSPEPIKQAMSVFKELLDEMEALTK, encoded by the coding sequence ATGAATCAATTGTTGAAGCGCAGCGAGGTGCCAGCTGAGCACCGCTGGAATTTGGACGATCTATACCCGAGCCGTGAGGCGTGGGATCGTGAATATCAGGACGTGTTGAGCAAGCTTCACGACATCAAGAGCTTCGAGGGCAAGCTGAGCGAGCCTGCCGCGATCAAGCAATGCTTCGAGCTGGAGGACGCGATCTCCCTTCAGATGGAGCGACTGTACGTATATGCGAATATGAAGCACCACGAGGATATGGCAGATTCGGCTTATATGGCCTTGTCCGACAAGTCGAAAAAGCTGAGCGTCGAGGTCGGCGAAGCGATGTCGTTCATCTCCCCTGAAATATTGAGCTTATCCGACGAGCAGCTGCAGAAGCTGGTCGCTGATCCAGAGCTCGCCTTCTATAAGCGGACGCTCGAGGAGATGATTCGTCAGAAGCAGCACGTGCTCAGCAAGGCGGAGGAAGCGCTGCTCGCACAGGTCGGCAATCTGTCGCAGGCGCCGAGCACGATCTTCGGCATGCTGAACAATGCAGACTTGAAGTTCCCGAAGGTCAAGAATGAGCAAGGTGAAGAGGTCGAGCTGACCCACGGTCGATACATACAGTTTCTCGAGAGCCTCAATCGCGAGGTGCGCAAGGAAGCGTTCCAGGCGATGTACGCGACGTACGCGAAGCAGAAGAACACGATAGCCGCTACACTTGCTGCGAACGTGACGAAGAACATGTTTTATGCCAAAACACGCAAGTATCCGTCCGCACTCGAAATGTCGCTGTACGGCGACAATATCGATAAATCGGTGTATACGAACCTGATTGACACGATTCACGAGGCGCTCCCGCTCATGCACCGCTATATGGAGCTGCGCCGCAAGCTGCTCAAGGTCGATCAGCTGCATATGTACGATCTGTTCGCCCCGCTCGTCGACGAGTATAAGCTCGAGATCAGCTATGACGAGGCGAAGTCGATGGTGAAGGAAAGCTTGAAGCCGCTCGGCGAGGCGTACTTGGACGTGCTGCAGGACGGCTTCGACAACCGCTGGATCGATGTGTACGAGAACGAGGGCAAGCGCAATGGCGCGTATAGCTGGGGTGCATACGGCACTCACCCTTACGTGCTCCTGAACCATAAGGACAACCTGAACAGCATGTTCACACTCACCCACGAGATGGGCCATGCGCTTCACTCGTACTTGTCCGACACGAACCAGCCTTACCGGTACGCGCAGTATACGATCTTCCTCGCTGAGGTCGCGTCGACGCTGAACGAAGCGCTCCTGATGGAGTACATGCTGAACAAGTCGACCGATCCGAAGGAAAAGATGTACCTGCTCACCTACTACATGGATCAGTTCCGCACGACCGTGTTCCGTCAGACGATGTTCGCCGAGTTCGAGAAGATCATTCACGAGAAGGCCGAGCAAGGCGAGTCGCTCACACCGCAGCTGCTCAGCGAAGTGTATTACGGCCTCAACAAGCTCTATTACGGCGAAGAGATGGCGGTCGATCAGGACATCGAGATGGAATGGGCGCGCATTCCCCATTTCTACAACAGCTTCTATGTGTATAAATATGCGACTGGCTTCTCCGCCGCGACCAGCTTTGCGAAGCAAATTCTCGAGGAAGGCGAGCCTGCTGTCGAGCGTTACCTCGGCTTCCTGAAGAGCGGCGGCAACGACTACTCGATTAACATCCTGAAGAAGGCTGGCGTCGATATGTCGTCTCCAGAGCCGATCAAGCAGGCAATGAGCGTGTTCAAGGAGCTTCTGGATGAGATGGAAGCATTGACGAAATAA
- a CDS encoding metallophosphoesterase — translation MEQIALISDIHGNMTALEAVLEDIHARGARSIICLGDLVGKGPQPAEAVDRIRHVCEHVVKGNWDEGISKPQDKEAGIWTQERLSAEQLHYLSSLPFSIDLWLSGRRVRLVHASAVSVYHRVLRKSPKAEKQRMFDNTAETGGFLSTDLTPNVVAYGDIHVPYMRTLRTEREDGLMLLNIGSVGAPYDGLPHASYMLLQGVRDSEQPAPFGVQWVRVPYDVERAIAIAEAAGLPQLERYRKEQRSGREHS, via the coding sequence GTGGAGCAAATCGCACTTATATCAGATATACACGGCAACATGACGGCGCTGGAGGCGGTGCTCGAGGACATTCATGCCCGAGGAGCCCGCTCGATCATCTGTCTTGGTGACCTCGTCGGCAAAGGTCCGCAGCCTGCAGAGGCTGTAGATCGTATTCGTCACGTATGCGAGCACGTCGTCAAGGGGAACTGGGACGAAGGCATATCGAAGCCGCAGGACAAGGAAGCCGGAATATGGACGCAAGAGCGGCTGAGTGCGGAGCAGCTTCACTATCTGTCCTCACTGCCCTTCTCCATCGACCTGTGGCTGAGCGGAAGACGTGTGCGGCTCGTGCATGCCTCTGCTGTGAGCGTCTACCACCGTGTCCTGCGCAAAAGCCCGAAGGCCGAGAAGCAGCGGATGTTCGACAATACGGCGGAGACAGGCGGCTTCCTCAGCACCGACCTCACGCCGAACGTCGTCGCATACGGCGACATCCACGTTCCCTATATGCGCACACTTCGCACCGAACGCGAGGACGGACTCATGCTGCTGAACATCGGCAGCGTTGGCGCACCTTACGACGGCCTGCCTCATGCCTCTTACATGCTGCTGCAGGGCGTTCGAGACAGCGAGCAGCCTGCACCGTTCGGCGTCCAATGGGTGCGCGTCCCATACGATGTTGAGCGTGCAATTGCGATAGCTGAGGCAGCAGGACTTCCGCAGCTGGAGCGATACCGCAAGGAGCAGCGCAGCGGACGCGAGCATTCCTAA